From a single Eleginops maclovinus isolate JMC-PN-2008 ecotype Puerto Natales chromosome 2, JC_Emac_rtc_rv5, whole genome shotgun sequence genomic region:
- the kiaa0513 gene encoding uncharacterized protein KIAA0513 homolog isoform X4, with amino-acid sequence MEGVAVDNLIDFAPASEATAVRIKGGPHQGHTDIFSPEQSPSMEVHQQRLLQELISPTKGSPEEGHHDSDATESADSDNDMEVPSHLWGPRRSSSSSAHSGKHADTDRVERRHFMKAYVGKVFHGREDFDQEEQARFGELCSGENGKGRECFAKYVSAQRCHSKCVSEATFYRLVQSFAVVLFECYQMDDYSPAKNLMTMCFTYYYSGKSQPSPSELLERGSPPAAVDSYINKANSWLSVKKDAAERLLKNTSKNDVKGFFGGLENKLRSSMTPKTEDGESPVGTKPKSPVSEAPEEKIGEKVYLYSHLKQQPVCLFSYLSDGATFVRNMRLWEEQQSWVCGLRP; translated from the exons ATGGAGGGTGTCGCAGTGGACAACTTAATAGACTTTGCCCCGGCCTCGGAGGCCACAGCTGTTCGCATTAAAGGAGGCCCTCACCAAGGCCATACAGACATTTTCTCCCCGGAGCAGTCACCTTCCATGGAAGTCCATCAGCAACGTTTACTCCAAGAGCTGATATCGCCAACCAAGGGCAGCCCTGAAGAGGGCCACCATGACAGCGATGCTACAGAGTCGGCAGACAGCGATAACGACATGGAGGTGCCCTCTCACTTGTGGGGGCCAAGGCGGTCGTCTTCTTCGTCCGCTCACAGCGGAAAACACGCTGACACTGACAGGGTGGAGAGGAGGCACTTCATGAAGGCTTATGTGGGGAAGGTGTTTCATGGAAG GGAGGACTTTGACCAGGAAGAGCAGGCTCGTTTTGGAGAGCTGTGCAGTGGAGAGAATGGCAAAGGCAGGGAGTGTTTTGCCAAATACGTCAGCGCACAG CGCTGTCACTCCAAGTGTGTGAGTGAAGCCACCTTTTACAGACTGGTGCAGTCTTTTGCAGTCGTACTGTTTGA ATGTTACCAGATGGATGACTACAGCCCGGCCAAAAACCTCATGACTATGTGCTTCACGTACTACTACAGTG GGAAGTCCCAGCCGTCTCCCTCTGAGCTGTTGGAACGTGGTAGTCCTCCAGCTGCTGTGGACTCGTATATCAACAAGGCCAACTCCTGGCTTTCTGTGAAGAAGGATGCCGCTGAGCGCCtcctcaaaaacacatccaagAATGATGTCAAAGGCTTCTTTGGAGGCCTAGAGAACAAGCTGAGAAGCTCAATGACTCCTAAGACTGA GGATGGGGAAAGCCCTGTCGGGACAAAGCCCAAATCACCAG TGTCTGAGGCTCCGGAGGAGAAGATAGGAGAGAAGGTGTACCTGTACAGCCACCTGAAGCAGCAACCTGTCTG cctgttttcttacctttcagatggtgccacatttgtgaggaacatgcgtttgtgggaggagcagcagagctgggtatgtgggttgcgcccatga